The following proteins come from a genomic window of Salvia hispanica cultivar TCC Black 2014 chromosome 4, UniMelb_Shisp_WGS_1.0, whole genome shotgun sequence:
- the LOC125185680 gene encoding fatty acyl-CoA reductase 2, chloroplastic-like isoform X1 gives MLQLTKSPLFCPATREIKGMSCDRPKISFLCNDLNEIQLQRIYSKNSKINATVIDGFKAVTKELEMPSMVDSGLGIGISNFFEGKNIFLTGGTGLLGKVLVEKMLRSTPLGKIYVLIKADNPKAAWDRLFKELINSELFGCIQEKHGKCYQEFIKEKVIPIVGNICEPNLGMDLDSARAIMEDVNVIIESAAITTLNERYDLLLDTNVNGPQRLMRFAKSCKNLELLVHISTVYVNGEKEGIILEEPLTMGENRRNGNGEICLPLDVSDEINLALRSCKATSNYDTTKDMKRLGMERAKSYGWYNTYHLTKAMAEMVIHETRGDIPVLIIRPSVIESCYREPYPGWIQGNRMFDPIIISYGKGQLPAFLGKPDTPMDVIPLDMAVNTTIAAIAKHGKMHKPEINVYHLASDLVNPLRYSQFFEYIRDYFTSEPLIQSETFTRINYYDDLKSIKYFDNFDEFSSYTRDEINERFGGKTNQIKIQKQCKAKAAYAENLCKMYEFLGFFKARFDVGNTQKLLSEMSIEEKNSFAVDVREINWRKYFQEIHIPGLRKHVLNDKRISL, from the exons ATGTTACAACTAACAAAGAGCCCTCTTTTCTGTCCAGCAACTAGGGAAATTAAGGGAATGTCTTGTGACAGACCCAAGATTTCCTTTTTGTGCAATGATCTAAACGAAATCCAACTACAAAGGATATATTCCAAAAATAGTAAGATAAATGCAACAGTTATTGACGGCTTTAAAGCTGTTACTAAAGAACTAGAGATGCCATCAATGGTGGATTCTGGCTTAGGAATTGgaatatccaatttttttgaagGAAAGAACATTTTCCTTACTGGTGGAACTGGCCTTCTAGGAAAAg TACTTGTGGAGAAGATGCTAAGGTCAACACCACTGggaaaaatatatgtattaataAAAGCAGATAATCCGAAAGCAGCATGGGATAGATTGTTTAAAGAA CTTATAAACTCGGAGTTATTTGGATGCATACAAGAAAAACATGGAAAATGTTACCAAGAATTTATAAAGGAGAAGGTGATACCAATTGTTGGTAATATTTGTGAGCCAAACTTAGGCATGGATTTGGATTCTGCTCGAGCAATAATGGAAGATGTCAACGTTATCATTGAATCTGCAGCTATTACAACCTTGAATGAAAG GTACGATTTGTTACTTGACACTAATGTTAATGGCCCTCAAAGACTAATGAGGTTTGCTAAATCATGCAAGAACCTTGAGCTACTTGTCCATATTTCAACCG TGTATGTCAATGGTGAGAAAGAAGGGATCATCTTAGAGGAGCCGTTAACTATGGGGGAGAATAGAAGAAATGGCAACGGAGAAATATGTCTGCCCCTTGACGTTAgtgatgaaataaatttgGCATTGAGATCATGCAAGGCTACTTCAAACTATGATACCAccaaagatatgaaaaggctTGGaatggaaag AGCGAAGTCGTATGGATGGTACAATACTTATCACTTGACCAAAGCAATGGCTGAAATGGTAATTCATGAAACAAGAGGAGATATACCAGTGCTAATCATTAGACCATCGGTTATAGAGAGCTGCTATAGAGAACCTTACCCCGGTTGGATACAAGGAAATag GATGTTTGATCCGATCATTATTTCATATGGAAAGGGACAGCTTCCTGCCTTTTTAGGCAAACCAGATACACCCATGGATGTG ATTCCATTAGACATGGCGGTGAACACAACAATTGCAGCTATTGCTAAGCATGGGAAAATGCATAAACCAGAAATCAATGTCTACCACTTGGCTTCCGATCTAGTCAACCCATTGCGatattcacaattttttgaatatattcGCGATTACTTCACCTCAGAGCCTCTAATCCAGTCTGAAACTTTTACTCGAATCAATTACTATGATGatttaaaaagtataaaatattttgacaaTTTCGACGAATTTTCAAGCTATACGAGAGACGAGATAAATGAACGATTTGGCGGGAAGACGAATCAGATCAAAATACAAAAGCAATGTAAAGCAAAAGCTGCATATGCTGAGAACTTGTGCAAGATGTAtgaatttttaggatttttcaAAGCAAg GTTCGATGTTGGCAACACGCAGAAATTATTGTCTGAAATGTCGATAGAAGAGAAAAACAGCTTTGCAGTTGAtgtaagagaaataaattggaggaaatattttcAGGAAATTCACATTCCTGGTTTGAGAAAGCACGTGCTCAACGACAAAAGGATATCTCT
- the LOC125185680 gene encoding fatty acyl-CoA reductase 2, chloroplastic-like isoform X2: MLQLTKSPLFCPATREIKGMSCDRPKISFLCNDLNEIQLQRIYSKNSKINATVIDGFKAVTKELEMPSMVDSGLGIGISNFFEGKNIFLTGGTGLLGKVLVEKMLRSTPLGKIYVLIKADNPKAAWDRLFKELINSELFGCIQEKHGKCYQEFIKEKVIPIVGNICEPNLGMDLDSARAIMEDVNVIIESAAITTLNERYDLLLDTNVNGPQRLMRFAKSCKNLELLVHISTVYVNGEKEGIILEEPLTMGENRRNGNGEICLPLDVSDEINLALRSCKATSNYDTTKDMKRLGMERAKSYGWYNTYHLTKAMAEMVIHETRGDIPVLIIRPSVIESCYREPYPGWIQGNRMFDPIIISYGKGQLPAFLGKPDTPMDVIPLDMAVNTTIAAIAKHGKMHKPEINVYHLASDLVNPLRYSQFFEYIRDYFTSEPLIHYTRDEINERFGGKTNQIKIQKQCKAKAAYAENLCKMYEFLGFFKARFDVGNTQKLLSEMSIEEKNSFAVDVREINWRKYFQEIHIPGLRKHVLNDKRISL; this comes from the exons ATGTTACAACTAACAAAGAGCCCTCTTTTCTGTCCAGCAACTAGGGAAATTAAGGGAATGTCTTGTGACAGACCCAAGATTTCCTTTTTGTGCAATGATCTAAACGAAATCCAACTACAAAGGATATATTCCAAAAATAGTAAGATAAATGCAACAGTTATTGACGGCTTTAAAGCTGTTACTAAAGAACTAGAGATGCCATCAATGGTGGATTCTGGCTTAGGAATTGgaatatccaatttttttgaagGAAAGAACATTTTCCTTACTGGTGGAACTGGCCTTCTAGGAAAAg TACTTGTGGAGAAGATGCTAAGGTCAACACCACTGggaaaaatatatgtattaataAAAGCAGATAATCCGAAAGCAGCATGGGATAGATTGTTTAAAGAA CTTATAAACTCGGAGTTATTTGGATGCATACAAGAAAAACATGGAAAATGTTACCAAGAATTTATAAAGGAGAAGGTGATACCAATTGTTGGTAATATTTGTGAGCCAAACTTAGGCATGGATTTGGATTCTGCTCGAGCAATAATGGAAGATGTCAACGTTATCATTGAATCTGCAGCTATTACAACCTTGAATGAAAG GTACGATTTGTTACTTGACACTAATGTTAATGGCCCTCAAAGACTAATGAGGTTTGCTAAATCATGCAAGAACCTTGAGCTACTTGTCCATATTTCAACCG TGTATGTCAATGGTGAGAAAGAAGGGATCATCTTAGAGGAGCCGTTAACTATGGGGGAGAATAGAAGAAATGGCAACGGAGAAATATGTCTGCCCCTTGACGTTAgtgatgaaataaatttgGCATTGAGATCATGCAAGGCTACTTCAAACTATGATACCAccaaagatatgaaaaggctTGGaatggaaag AGCGAAGTCGTATGGATGGTACAATACTTATCACTTGACCAAAGCAATGGCTGAAATGGTAATTCATGAAACAAGAGGAGATATACCAGTGCTAATCATTAGACCATCGGTTATAGAGAGCTGCTATAGAGAACCTTACCCCGGTTGGATACAAGGAAATag GATGTTTGATCCGATCATTATTTCATATGGAAAGGGACAGCTTCCTGCCTTTTTAGGCAAACCAGATACACCCATGGATGTG ATTCCATTAGACATGGCGGTGAACACAACAATTGCAGCTATTGCTAAGCATGGGAAAATGCATAAACCAGAAATCAATGTCTACCACTTGGCTTCCGATCTAGTCAACCCATTGCGatattcacaattttttgaatatattcGCGATTACTTCACCTCAGAGCCTCTAATCCA CTATACGAGAGACGAGATAAATGAACGATTTGGCGGGAAGACGAATCAGATCAAAATACAAAAGCAATGTAAAGCAAAAGCTGCATATGCTGAGAACTTGTGCAAGATGTAtgaatttttaggatttttcaAAGCAAg GTTCGATGTTGGCAACACGCAGAAATTATTGTCTGAAATGTCGATAGAAGAGAAAAACAGCTTTGCAGTTGAtgtaagagaaataaattggaggaaatattttcAGGAAATTCACATTCCTGGTTTGAGAAAGCACGTGCTCAACGACAAAAGGATATCTCT